GATCTGCGCTGGGCTAAGATCGGCAGGTACTATCGTCTGCGAACCGCCGTCAATATACTTGGCGTGGTAGTCATACCATTCGCCGGCAGGAATGATCTCGCCGGGAATACTGGCAACGACCTCATCATTCCCCAACACCGAGATTTCAATTTCGCGTGCCGGGATACCCTGTTCGACGATAAGCCGCCGATCATAGCGAGCCGCTTCGTGGAGACCGGCCAGCAATTCGGCCCGATCACGAACTTTACTCACTCCTACGCTACTGCCGAGGTTGGCCGGTTTCACAAACATCGGATAGCGCAGGGCAGCCTCAAGCCGGGCACACAGGCCAGACTCATCAGCCAGTTCGCTACGACGCACCAACACCCACGGCAACACCGGTAGGCCGGCAGCGGCGAACGCAGCTTTCATCAGACCTTTGTCCATCCCGACCGCACTGGCCGCCACGCCACACCCGACATACGGCCGACCGGCCAGTTCAAGTAACCCCTGAATAGTGCCATCTTCGCCATACGGGCCATGCAAAACCGGGAAGATGACATCAGCCGCAGGTAGCTCCCATCCCGGCGCACCAACGCGCCCAAGCGCATGCACCGGCCCCGCGGCAACCTGCGCCGCACTGGCCGGCAACCGGGCAGGATCGGCTTCAGCCATCAATTTTGCCAGTGCCCCAGGCCCATGCCACCACTGACCGTCTTTGCCAATACCGATCGCTTCAATCTGGTAGCGCGCCGGATCAAGATTGCTCATTACGGCGTGGGCTGATACTAATGACACTTCGTGCTCGCCACTTTGCCCACCAAACACGACGGCCACGGTGATCGAATCGGTCATTTATTGCCTCCTCTACCACACGTATCGATCGGTGAGACGATCGTTATCTACAACAACGAGCATGGCGATCCAATTTTGCTTATTGTTTCGTTTATACTGATCACTTTTCGGTATTTCATTCACTATTTTGATCATCTCAGCCTCTAAATAATCCGCACTTCGAGCTGAAGCGTAATCCCAAATTGATCAGCAACTTTTGTGCGAGCCAGATCAATTAACGCCAAAATATCGGCGGCCCGGGCCTGCCCACGATTGATAATGTAATTGGCGTGCAATGTACTAATCTCTGCATCACCGATCCGTACACCCTTTAGACCGGCAGCCTCGATCAGACGACCGGCAAAATCGCCTGCCGGATTTTTGAAGACACTGCCGCACGAACTACCTGCCGGTGTCTTCTGTTTGCGTTCGGCAGCAATCGCTTTCATCCGCGCCGTCAATGCCGCCGGATCACCGCGCTGCAAGCGGAAGCGGCCGGCCAGTACCAGCGGTGGAATCCCGGTATGCAGCAGTTGTTTGAGTACACTCTCGCGATACGTGTATGCCAGATCGTGTACCGACCATTCAACGCATTCGCTACCATTGAGCAGCAGATCAGCAGTAATGAGCACTTCGGCTACACTCCCGCCATAACAACCGGCATTGCCAACAATTGCGCCACCGACTGCACCGGGCAGCCCCTCGGCCCACTCCAGACCGGCCCATCCCATTGCCGCCAGCCGCCGGGCCGTTCCGGCCATTGGCGCACCGGCTTCAATCCATACTTCAGCAGTCTCGCCGTGTTCGATCAGTTCCCAGCGTTGCCCGCGATACGACGCAATCACGCCGTCAAACCCTTCGTCGCGTACAAGTAAATTCGTTCCGCGACCGATCCAGATCAACGGTAACTGTTGCTCTCTGGCCCAGGCCGCCAGCGCAATGGCTTCATCGGGTGTGGCCGGCTCAGCATAATAGCGCGCCGTTCCTCCGGCACGCCACGACGAATGGCGCGCCATTGGCTCATCGGGGTATAACGTTACCGGTAATGCAACTGGCATCTCATCTCTCCTCTGACATTGCGCTGCACTGTTCGAGAAACGCTGCTGCCACCTGATCACTATCACCGGCCCCTAGGGTCAGCACAACATCACCGGATTGCGCTACCGCAAGCAGTGCGGATGGCGCAAGCGCCGATGGGCCGGCGTAGCGCGCCGGAATACCGTGTGCAATCAGATGGTCAACCAGCGACTGGGCCAGCGCGACCGGATCGCCCTGCTCACGGGCCGGATAAATATCGCCGACCAGCACAACGGCTGCCTCACGAAACGCTGCCGGCCACTGATCCCAGAGGCTGCGCGTACGGCTGAAGGTGTGCGGTTGCAAATAGACGATGAGTCGTCGATCCGGATAGCGCTGACGGGCAGCCAGGAGCGTGGCCTGCACCTCGGTTGGGTGATGGGCATAATCGTCAATCACCGTGATCCCACCAACATCACCCCGCCACTCAAACCGGCGGCTACTGCCACGATACTCTGCCAGTGCAGTGACGGCTGTACGCAGATCGGCGCCCCATAGCGCAGCCGCTGCCAGTGCTGCGGTTGCATTTCGTACATTATGTTCACCAGGAATAGCCAGCGTGACTGTCGCGGCCAGCCGTCGTCCGAACGAACGCCGGTCGTAGTACCAGAGATCAAACTGTTGACCGGTAGCAGTTCCTGTCACCCCACTTGCCGTCCAGTCGAGTGGGGCCAGTCGACAAGAGACCGGATCGGTGGCAATGTGCTCATCGATCCCGTACAGGCGGGCTTCACTCTGCCCGGCAAGAGCGAGGGCACCGGGATCATCGGCGCAGACCAGTAACCGGCGTGGATCACGCACCTGGCGGGAAAAGGCGGCAAAGGCTGCCGTGTACTCAGATGGCGTGGGGTAGACATCGGGATGATCCCATTCGACATTGGTAATAATCGCCAGCGCCGGTGTCAGCGCCAGAAAGACCCGGTCGTATTCATCGGCTTCGATCACCAGTGGTGCTTCTGGATCGCCCCATTGTGCGCTCCCACCCAGCGCCGGCACATCAGCACCGATCAGAAAACCACACCTGATCCCGGCACCACGCAACGCCAGCGCTGTCAATGCGGTGGTTGTGGTCTTGCCATGGGTCCCGGCGATAGCAATCACCGGGCGCTGTTCTGACCACAGACGCCACAAGTCGGCCCGACTCAGGCGAGGGATCCCTGCCGCCGCAGCCGCCTCTAATTCAGGGTGGGTGCCACGAATTGCTGCTGTCGCCAGAACAACATCGGCACCCTGCACATACGCCGGATCATGACCACGCCAGACCTGTACACCCCGGGCCTGGAGTGCAGCCGTAGCGTGGTTTGCGGTCAAGTCCGAACCGCTCACTGTATGACCCTGGTCGAGCAGCAGATGGGCAATCGCGCTCATCCCTGCTCCGGCAATCCCGATGATATGATAGTGACTCACGGTTTCCAAACCTTCGGAAAGTTGAACAAAATAATCAACCCTAAAATCATGAAGAAGATCGCAATCAGCGATGGTAGCAAAATACTCACGTCGGGCAATACATTCAACAATGTGGCAATCGGCCCCTCGAGAATGCCACCATTGTTCACAAACTCGCGCCAAAAAACCACTGCGGCGTTCGTCCACAGCAGAGCGATCAGCGCACCGACAAACAAGCCTAATGGCCGGGCCAATCGCTCTTTGGGTGGGCCTTTCCAGGCCGCTTTACTATCGAAAAACATGCCTAACAGGATCAGTGCAATAAACGCCATCAGCCGAAAGAAGAGCGGAACCTGAAATCCCGGTGTGATCAACGGATCCAGTGGTGGTACCAGTGAAGGATCATTGCCGATCAGAAAGGCCGCAAATCGTGGTGCATTAACCCATATGCGATTGATCAAACCGACAATAAAATCGCCACCCTGAACACAGGTGATATAGGCAATAATCGTCCAGAGTGCCAGGGTCAACAGGTTCCGCATACCCTGCTGATAGCCGGCATATCCGCCCAACGCCATCAGAATGAGCAAAATGGCCACACCATTCAAATTGAGTGTAATGACCGGCTGCGCAAGCGGGATTATCATCCATTGCTCAATCATGCTGAACTCCTCGATGCGAGGTCAAGTAGTGCTAAGGCCAACCTTTGCGCCGCATCAGGACGAGCCAGATCACGGCTGCGTGTTGCCATCTGTTTCCGCTGCTTCTGATCGATCACCAATTGTCGAATTGCGCTCGCCAGTGGCCCCTCTTCAGGCGCTCCGTCACCGAGCATTGCATGATCGGCCACCTTCAGCGCGGCACCCCGTTGAACCAGATAATCGGCATTCTCATCCTGATGAACATAGGGGTATGGCACCAACACCGCCGGCAGACCGACCGCCGGCAACTCGGCAAGGGTTGACGCTCCACTCCGACAGACGGTGACATCCGCAGCCACGAGCGCGGCTGTCATACTTTGCGCGTGGCCGCTCTCCAGGTAGGGGAAGAGCAGGTAGCGTGCACGCAGAGCCGGTTCAAGACGAGCCGCTGCTTCCTCCAGCCAGACCTGATCGCCTTCGCGCCCACAGACGTGAATAATGGTGCAGAGTGGCAGTAATGTCGGCAGGAGGGCAGCGATTGCCCGATTAATACTACGTGCGCCCCGACTACCACCATATACCAGTAACACTGTTTGATCCGGTGGAATACCAAATGCGGCCCGTGCCGTTGCCCGATCAGTGGTAAACAATTCATCCCGCACCGGATAGCCGGTCACCAATGCCCGCCGATCCCCCTCACGCAAGCCCAAGCGTGGTAATGAGTCGCTGACATTGACTGCTGTGAGATCGGCAATCCGGCTGAGCATGCGCACCGCCAGCCCTGGCACAACATCCGGCAGATAGATCATCGTCGGTACCCGGCGCAGCTTTGCTGCCACAAAGAGTGGCACACAGACATAGCCACCGGTACCCAGAATAGCCGCCGGTTGCTCGCGAGCCAGTAAGTGCCCGGCTGCGATCACACCGCGCAGCAATGTGATCAGGGCACGAGTTGCCTGAACCGGCCCTCGACCACGCACCGCTGCTGCCGGTAATGCCCGGAAAGGCAAACGGCTTTCCCGTGCCACGATGCGCTCTTCCATCCCCCCAACACTCCCCACGTACACGACGTGTGCCTGATCAGCGAGAGCGTGGGCGACTGCCAGCGCCGGATAGACGTGACCGCCAGTGCCGCCACCCGACAGGATGAGGCGTAATGTCTTTGTCGGCAACGGATGCGACTGAGGTTGTGGTATGTGCGTTTGACTGATCGACATGGCGAGAAATATTCAACAGGATACCGGTAGCCATAAGACAACTAATCAACGATGAACTGCCGTATGACAGGAACGGTAGTGTGAGACCGGTAAACGGTATCAGCGCTACTGTGACCGCAATATTCACAAACGCCTGAAACACGATCCACGACGTGATACCCACTGCAACCAGGGCGGCAAAGGGAGATGGCGCACGCGCAGCAATCCGATACCCACGTACCGCAATAATCACAAAGGCGACGAGGACGGCCAGCGTGCCCAGCAATCCCCACTCTTCACCGATAATTGCGTAGATTGTATCAGTATGTGGTTGCGGAAGCCAGAGATGCTTTTGCCGGCTCATCCCCACACCCTGCCCGAACAGACCACCACTGCCAAAGGCGTAGAGTGAATGAATGATCTGATACCCTTCTGTACTGGCCCGCGACCAGGGATCGAGAAAAGCCTGCCAGCGCCCACTGCGAAAGGTGACGATCAGGGCGAAGAAGGCAACCGATGCCAGCAACGCGGCCCCGGTCACATGCAACAGATTGGCACCGGCAGCAAAGAAAATGGTGCCGCCAATCATCAGAATGATTATCGTGGTGCCTAAATCCGGCTGCAACATGATCAGACCACAGATAAACCCCAGTATCACTGCAAACGGTACCAGACCATATGCAACATCCCCCAACCGATGACCGCGTCGCGAGAGCCAGTGGGCGAAGTAGATAATCACGGCCAGCTTGACAAATTCGGCGGGTTGAATACTCAATACCCCCAGCCATCCTTCACCAAAACGTATCCACGACCGCGAACCATTCACCTCGGTCATACTGGCCGGTAAGATCAGCACCAGTACCAGCAGCACTAACGCCACTGCCATCAACTGAATCGAGTAGTGTTGCCAGACCCGATAGTCGATCCGTTGCATGACCCACAGCGCTACCAGCCCTATCACTGCCCCGGTTGCCTGCCGCAACAGGTAGTAGAACGGATTACTGTACAACACCGAAGCCTCAACAAAGCTGGCGCTGTAGACCATAATCAGACCAAACGCAGTTAACCCAATCACGGTAGCCAGTAATACCCGGTCTGGCGAGCGATGTGTGCGGTCAAAGAGCAAATGTGTTGGACGCGATCCATCACTCTTGACCATACTCCTCTTCTTTCCTTCACAAAATCCCGACTTCCCAATCAACCACGTTATGCCGGCGTTACCAGGCGTACCAGGACAATCATCACCAGTGCAATGGCAAACACCCACAACCAGCCCTGCATCGGGAAACGGCGAATGAACAACGGTGGAAAAAAGCGTAGATCGACAGTCAGTCGAGGGGCGAGGGCAACGCCGATCACAATCCCACTCAGCAATCCACCGAGATGCCCCCAGTTATCGATGACGCCCTGGGCTGCAAAACCAATCAACAGATTAATCAAGGCAATTGCCACAATGCCACGCACCTGATTTTGACCAAACTCACCCAATACCCGGCGGTTGAGATAGTAGAACACACCCAGCCCACCAATCAGACCGAAGATTGCCCCGCTCGCTCCCACTGCCGGTGCCGGAGAGAGAGCGTATGACGCGATACTGCCACCGAGTCCACTGATCAGATAGAGGGCGAGAAAACGGCCATGGCCATAAAAACGTTCGGTCTCTGGCCCCAGTACCGAGAGCGCATACCCGTTGAAGAAGATATGGATCAGGTTTGCGTGCAGGAACACAGCGGTCAACAGCCGCCATAGTTCACCATCGGCAATCCGCTCGTTGATCTTCGCCCCCAGGACTGCCAGTACCGGAAATGCCGGTTGAAAGAACGATCCACTGAGCACACAACTCAGAACGTAGACAATCCCTATCGCCCAGAGCAAACTCTGTGTCACAAACGGACGAGGTGGAGCGGGGCGGGGTGGAGGTGGAGGAGGTTCTTCCGGCAGATCGGGACGAAGGCCAAACTCGCGCTCGGCTCGACGCAGAAATGCTTCAATATCGTCGGATTCATCAGGTGGACGGGTCATACTTCTGCTCCCCGGCGCGACCGCCAGCCAACTCGCGCACGATCTGGCGAAACGCCTCACCGCGGTGAAACTCATTCCGAAACATGCCAAAACTGGCACATCCGGGCGAAAGTAAGATTGCACCACCGGGTTGAGCAAGCGAGCGGGCTGTTGCTACCGCGGTGGACAGATCGGCAAAAGGCCCGGCGAGCGGCAATTGTGGTGCGCACTGGCTCAAGAGTGTCTGCAATCGTGGTGTTGCACTTCCCTGTAACAACACGACTGCCGCAGCACCCTGCGCTATGGTGTCCGCCAGGTATGCCAGATCAAGGTCTTTATCGGCACCGCCGGCGATCAATACAATCGGCCCCGCAACAGTCGCCAATGCAGCCGCTGTTGCCGATGGATTCGTCGCCGTCGTATCATTGATATACCGCACGCCATCAATCGTTGCGACCAGCTCCAGCCGGTGTTCGACCGCCGTCATACTCTGGAGGGCGGCTACGATCTCGTGCGGTTCGATCCCAAAATGGTAGGCCAGCGTAGCCGCCGCCAGGGCATTAGCCAGATTGTGGGTGCCAGGTAAGCGCAGATCAGAATGATGCGCAAGTATCACATCACGATAGCGCAGATACCCATCGGCATCAACCGTTGCATCAGCCGTTGGATCAGAGAGGCTGAAGCTGATGATTCCGCGCCGGCCACGCCCCCAGGTTTTGGCCTGCTCTGGTGGTAAAACCGCAATCCCATCTTCGTCCTGATGCGCCATGATCTGACGCTTGGCGTTCGCGTAGGCCGCAAACGAGCCGTGCCAGTTGAGATGGTCAATGCCCAGATTGGTCAGCAGGGCATAATCCGGGCTTAACCCGGCTTCGCCGAGTCGTTCGAGTTGAAAGCTGCTCAGCTCCAGCACAACCGGTGTCTGCGGCCCGATCTGTGCGAGAGCCTCTAAAGCCGAAATGCGCAAGTTTCCGGCGACAACCGCATCAGGGTAGCGTTGCCGGACCATCGCTGCCAGCATCAGGGTCGTGGTCGTCTTCCCTTTCGTGCCGGTCACTCCCAGGATAGGGCCGGGGCAGGCGCGAAAGAAGAGGGTCATCTCGGTTTCGATGCTGACCCCATGCGACCGGGCGAGCGCCAGCCAGGGTGAGTCGGGGCGCACCGCCGGATTAAC
This genomic window from Chloroflexus aurantiacus J-10-fl contains:
- the murB gene encoding UDP-N-acetylmuramate dehydrogenase, which codes for MPVALPVTLYPDEPMARHSSWRAGGTARYYAEPATPDEAIALAAWAREQQLPLIWIGRGTNLLVRDEGFDGVIASYRGQRWELIEHGETAEVWIEAGAPMAGTARRLAAMGWAGLEWAEGLPGAVGGAIVGNAGCYGGSVAEVLITADLLLNGSECVEWSVHDLAYTYRESVLKQLLHTGIPPLVLAGRFRLQRGDPAALTARMKAIAAERKQKTPAGSSCGSVFKNPAGDFAGRLIEAAGLKGVRIGDAEISTLHANYIINRGQARAADILALIDLARTKVADQFGITLQLEVRII
- a CDS encoding D-alanine--D-alanine ligase family protein, translating into MTDSITVAVVFGGQSGEHEVSLVSAHAVMSNLDPARYQIEAIGIGKDGQWWHGPGALAKLMAEADPARLPASAAQVAAGPVHALGRVGAPGWELPAADVIFPVLHGPYGEDGTIQGLLELAGRPYVGCGVAASAVGMDKGLMKAAFAAAGLPVLPWVLVRRSELADESGLCARLEAALRYPMFVKPANLGSSVGVSKVRDRAELLAGLHEAARYDRRLIVEQGIPAREIEISVLGNDEVVASIPGEIIPAGEWYDYHAKYIDGGSQTIVPADLSPAQITQVQELAMRAFQAIDGAGLARVDFLLDRDQGTLWVNEVNTMPGFTPISMYPKMWAASGLSYAQLLDRLVDLALERARR
- the murC gene encoding UDP-N-acetylmuramate--L-alanine ligase; protein product: MSHYHIIGIAGAGMSAIAHLLLDQGHTVSGSDLTANHATAALQARGVQVWRGHDPAYVQGADVVLATAAIRGTHPELEAAAAAGIPRLSRADLWRLWSEQRPVIAIAGTHGKTTTTALTALALRGAGIRCGFLIGADVPALGGSAQWGDPEAPLVIEADEYDRVFLALTPALAIITNVEWDHPDVYPTPSEYTAAFAAFSRQVRDPRRLLVCADDPGALALAGQSEARLYGIDEHIATDPVSCRLAPLDWTASGVTGTATGQQFDLWYYDRRSFGRRLAATVTLAIPGEHNVRNATAALAAAALWGADLRTAVTALAEYRGSSRRFEWRGDVGGITVIDDYAHHPTEVQATLLAARQRYPDRRLIVYLQPHTFSRTRSLWDQWPAAFREAAVVLVGDIYPAREQGDPVALAQSLVDHLIAHGIPARYAGPSALAPSALLAVAQSGDVVLTLGAGDSDQVAAAFLEQCSAMSEER
- the ftsW gene encoding putative lipid II flippase FtsW translates to MVKSDGSRPTHLLFDRTHRSPDRVLLATVIGLTAFGLIMVYSASFVEASVLYSNPFYYLLRQATGAVIGLVALWVMQRIDYRVWQHYSIQLMAVALVLLVLVLILPASMTEVNGSRSWIRFGEGWLGVLSIQPAEFVKLAVIIYFAHWLSRRGHRLGDVAYGLVPFAVILGFICGLIMLQPDLGTTIIILMIGGTIFFAAGANLLHVTGAALLASVAFFALIVTFRSGRWQAFLDPWSRASTEGYQIIHSLYAFGSGGLFGQGVGMSRQKHLWLPQPHTDTIYAIIGEEWGLLGTLAVLVAFVIIAVRGYRIAARAPSPFAALVAVGITSWIVFQAFVNIAVTVALIPFTGLTLPFLSYGSSSLISCLMATGILLNISRHVDQSNAHTTTSVASVADKDITPHPVGWRHWRSRLSGAGSRPRSR
- the murD gene encoding UDP-N-acetylmuramoyl-L-alanine--D-glutamate ligase, with the translated sequence MIAVAGKRVLVMGLGVHGGGLGVARWLLRHGAEVTVTDLASAEMLAEPKAQLDAFAAEIGKQVRYTLGEHRAEDIQAADLLVVNPAVRPDSPWLALARSHGVSIETEMTLFFRACPGPILGVTGTKGKTTTTLMLAAMVRQRYPDAVVAGNLRISALEALAQIGPQTPVVLELSSFQLERLGEAGLSPDYALLTNLGIDHLNWHGSFAAYANAKRQIMAHQDEDGIAVLPPEQAKTWGRGRRGIISFSLSDPTADATVDADGYLRYRDVILAHHSDLRLPGTHNLANALAAATLAYHFGIEPHEIVAALQSMTAVEHRLELVATIDGVRYINDTTATNPSATAAALATVAGPIVLIAGGADKDLDLAYLADTIAQGAAAVVLLQGSATPRLQTLLSQCAPQLPLAGPFADLSTAVATARSLAQPGGAILLSPGCASFGMFRNEFHRGEAFRQIVRELAGGRAGEQKYDPST
- a CDS encoding rhomboid family intramembrane serine protease, encoding MTRPPDESDDIEAFLRRAEREFGLRPDLPEEPPPPPPRPAPPRPFVTQSLLWAIGIVYVLSCVLSGSFFQPAFPVLAVLGAKINERIADGELWRLLTAVFLHANLIHIFFNGYALSVLGPETERFYGHGRFLALYLISGLGGSIASYALSPAPAVGASGAIFGLIGGLGVFYYLNRRVLGEFGQNQVRGIVAIALINLLIGFAAQGVIDNWGHLGGLLSGIVIGVALAPRLTVDLRFFPPLFIRRFPMQGWLWVFAIALVMIVLVRLVTPA
- a CDS encoding UDP-N-acetylglucosamine--N-acetylmuramyl-(pentapeptide) pyrophosphoryl-undecaprenol N-acetylglucosamine transferase produces the protein MPTKTLRLILSGGGTGGHVYPALAVAHALADQAHVVYVGSVGGMEERIVARESRLPFRALPAAAVRGRGPVQATRALITLLRGVIAAGHLLAREQPAAILGTGGYVCVPLFVAAKLRRVPTMIYLPDVVPGLAVRMLSRIADLTAVNVSDSLPRLGLREGDRRALVTGYPVRDELFTTDRATARAAFGIPPDQTVLLVYGGSRGARSINRAIAALLPTLLPLCTIIHVCGREGDQVWLEEAAARLEPALRARYLLFPYLESGHAQSMTAALVAADVTVCRSGASTLAELPAVGLPAVLVPYPYVHQDENADYLVQRGAALKVADHAMLGDGAPEEGPLASAIRQLVIDQKQRKQMATRSRDLARPDAAQRLALALLDLASRSSA